One Deinococcus betulae DNA segment encodes these proteins:
- a CDS encoding MarR family winged helix-turn-helix transcriptional regulator produces MVSPATDAPAALPEDAVARFLGGLWQLNRRLKQLAEPVLAEAGELDLQRFILLRAVERGVVYPKDLSAHLGIIPTQLSRLLESLVARGWLERQLDPEDSRRIRLSLTPTGAALTQQASQAIQQVISAHLQGMGAERLSALLAAIDVLAMTDSLPSPITPPRPESE; encoded by the coding sequence GTGGTCTCGCCAGCGACAGATGCTCCTGCGGCGCTGCCAGAAGATGCGGTCGCGCGCTTTCTGGGGGGCCTCTGGCAACTCAACCGCCGCTTGAAACAGCTGGCCGAACCGGTTCTGGCCGAGGCCGGAGAACTGGACCTGCAGCGGTTCATCCTGCTGCGGGCCGTCGAGCGCGGCGTCGTCTACCCCAAAGACCTGTCCGCGCACCTGGGCATCATTCCGACGCAGCTCAGCCGCCTGCTGGAGTCCCTGGTGGCTCGTGGCTGGCTGGAACGTCAGCTGGACCCGGAAGATTCCCGCCGCATTCGGCTCAGCCTCACGCCGACGGGCGCCGCCCTTACCCAGCAGGCCAGTCAGGCCATTCAGCAGGTCATTTCCGCACATTTGCAGGGCATGGGTGCCGAGCGGCTCTCGGCCTTGCTGGCGGCCATTGACGTGTTGGCCATGACCGATTCTCTGCCTTCGCCCATCACCCCACCTCGCCCGGAGTCCGAATGA